The genome window TTGAATTAGTAGATATCACAAAATTTGATGCCATCCATCAATCATAAAAATATCTTAAGCACCAGAAGGCAGTACCAAACTTATACAATTAATAGATCTCTATGTACCTTTGTTGTTCATTTAATAAATTATACGAATGAACTTTTAATGCTTTTTCTGATATTTCGCTGCGATAAGCCAGTAATATACCATTAGGTAGTATCCATTTTTTACAAGCTAATAATTCATCTACTGAAGAAAAAGTCGCCCGCGTTACCCCAGCATCATATTGCTTATCAGGTATCGCAGTTGTTGCACCACAAATAACTCTGGTGTTTGTTATACCCAAACGCGCAATGCAAGTCTCAAGAAACGATACGCGTTTTAGCCTTGGTTCTAACAAAGTAAAATTGTTCTGAGTTAGCGCTATTGCTAAAGGTATTCCCGGAAAGCCTGCGCCCGAACCAAAATCAATAATCTCACCTTTTGGTAATAAAACTGCTCCCTCGAGACTATCACGATAATGCAGCCAAGCTGCCTCAACATCGTCTAAAATTGCAGTTAAATTAACCCGAACATTCCAAAGTTTAACTAATTGCCAATGCTGGGCAAATTGTGACTTTTGCGTCTCATTTAAACTGCTATTTATCTGAGAAACTGCAAGTTCTAACGTTGTATTAAATGAATTGAGGGTCTGGTGTTTCACGTGAAACACTTATAACACAAGGTTAACAATAACAACCACTTCTTTAAGCTGACTCTTGATTCTATCTCAGTATTTAACCGATTTTTTGAGCTTTATTGTCCCATGCTGGG of Deltaproteobacteria bacterium contains these proteins:
- the rsmG gene encoding 16S rRNA (guanine(527)-N(7))-methyltransferase RsmG; protein product: MKHQTLNSFNTTLELAVSQINSSLNETQKSQFAQHWQLVKLWNVRVNLTAILDDVEAAWLHYRDSLEGAVLLPKGEIIDFGSGAGFPGIPLAIALTQNNFTLLEPRLKRVSFLETCIARLGITNTRVICGATTAIPDKQYDAGVTRATFSSVDELLACKKWILPNGILLAYRSEISEKALKVHSYNLLNEQQRYIEIY